In the genome of Rhodamnia argentea isolate NSW1041297 chromosome 3, ASM2092103v1, whole genome shotgun sequence, one region contains:
- the LOC115756637 gene encoding protein IQ-DOMAIN 9 isoform X2 — translation MICEANTQFLDLVKALKDMGSGDWFKSIINLKKVKNNGSKQSKASSSPGKSNSFKWKSHSNKESTTLENGATAGKSSLGMLLEDRAALRIQTAFRAYMARKVLRRLKGIVRLQILTQNFSVKKQAMTTLGYLHSWSKIQSQVRDRRLCMVTEGRIKQKKLENQMKLEAKLHDLEVDWCGGSETMEEILARIHLREEAAVKRERAMAYAFNHQWRASSNTNGVKNSELGKASWGWSWMERWIAARPWESRVPTQTVSPKKPLNKQGSNVAKSLNQQTPKAVASPKPPPSSNGKATTKARRLSYPAAEKPASLLSESKSEEANTKKESTVA, via the exons ATGATTTGCGAAGCAAATACACAGTTTCTTGATCTGG TAAAGGCACTTAAAGATATGGGTTCTGGGGACTGGTTCAAGTCTATAATCAACCTGAAGAAAGTGAAGAACAATGGTTCAAAGCAATCGAAG GCATCTTCATCTCCTGGGAAGTCAAATTCCTTCAAGTGGAAGAGCCACTCAAATAAAGAGTCTACAACTTTGGAAAATGGTGCTACTGCTGGAAAAAGTTCTCTTGGCATGCTCCTTGAGGATAGAGCCGCACTGCGAATTCAAACAGCATTCCGGGCATATATG GCAAGGAAAGTGTTACGGCGTTTGAAAGGGATAGTAAGATTGCAGATCCTGACACAAAACTTTTCGGTCAAAAAGCAAGCAATGACAACATTGGGGTATCTTCATTCCTGGAGCAAAATACAGTCCCAGGTCAGAGATCGCCGTCTTTGTATGGTGACAGAAGGGCGGATAAAACAGAAGAAGTTGGAGAACCAGATGAAACTCGAGGCTAAACTCCATGATCTTGAG GTCGACTGGTGCGGTGGCTCTGAAACCATGGAAGAAATTCTTGCAAGGATACATCTGAGAGAAGAAGCAGCAGTTAAACGCGAACGAGCCATGGCATATGCCTTTAACCATCAG TGGAGGGCCAGCTCCAACACCAATGGTGTGAAGAATAGTGAACTCGGAAAAGCAAGTTGGGGGTGGAGCTGGATGGAGCGATGGATCGCTGCTCGCCCGTGGGAAAGCCGAGTACCTACTCAGACCGTTAGCCCGAAGAAACCACTCAACAAGCAGGGAAGTAATGTCGCTAAAAGCTTGAACCAGCAAACGCCAAAGGCCGTGGCTTCACCGAAACCTCCTCCGTCCTCCAACGGGAAGGCAACTACGAAGGCGAGGAGACTGTCTTACCCAGCAGCCGAAAAGCCTGCCAGTCTGCTCTCAGAAAGTAAATCTGAGGAAGCAAACACTAAGAAAGAATCGACGGTTGCTTAA
- the LOC115756639 gene encoding nudix hydrolase 15, mitochondrial-like isoform X3: protein MISVLRRISASASASPFLKLMNNSPPPPPPSQRLVGLAQQLRLYKPPPSFDDAEEQRIEEAAGKVVSQVGFPESATPIARDPERFTPKRAAVLICLFEGDDGELRVILTKRSSRLSTHSGEVSLPGGKAEEGDKDDGDTATREAKEEIGLDPSLVNVVTILEPFLSKEKGGCWFLHEIMVSSMCGLQWYSSYRVFLDQNDRRTSSSTMLYTGIVYDHCLPSVIVDFTQ, encoded by the exons ATGATCTCAGTTCTCAGAAGAATTTCAGCATCGGCGTCAGCATCTCCATTCTTGAAGCTCATGAACAactcaccacctcctcctcctccttcgcagAGGCTCGTGGGCTTGGCTCAGCAACTCCGGCTCTACAAGCCACCGCCCAGTTTCGACGACGCCGAGGAACAGCGGATCGAAGAAGCCGCCGGCAAAGTCGTGTCGCAAGTGGGCTTTCCGGAGTCGGCGACCCCGATCGCTCGCGACCCCGAAAGGTTCACACCCAAGAGAGCCGCGGTCTTGATCTGCCTCTTTGAAGGCGATGATGGGGAGTTGCGGGTCATCCTCACCAAGAGGTCCTCCAGATTGTCCACTCACTCTG GTGAAGTATCGTTGCCAGGTGGGAAAGCAGAGGAGGGCGATAAGGACGATGGAGATACGGCGACAAGGGAAGCCAAGGAGGAAATCGGGTTGGATCCTTCCCTCGTCAATGTGGTAACTATACTCGAGCCGTTCTTGTCCAAG GAGAAGGGGGGATGCTGGTTCTTGCATGAGATTATGGTGTCTTCAATGTGTGGGCTTCAGTGGTATTCATCCTATAGGGTCTTCTTAGACCAGAATGACAGAagaacttcatcttcaaccATGCTTTATACGGGCATTGTCTATGATCATTGTTTGCCATCTGTTATTGTGGATTTCACACAATGA
- the LOC115756637 gene encoding protein IQ-DOMAIN 9 isoform X4: protein MGSGDWFKSIINLKKVKNNGSKQSKASSSPGKSNSFKWKSHSNKESTTLENGATAGKSSLGMLLEDRAALRIQTAFRAYMARKVLRRLKGIVRLQILTQNFSVKKQAMTTLGYLHSWSKIQSQVRDRRLCMVTEGRIKQKKLENQMKLEAKLHDLEVDWCGGSETMEEILARIHLREEAAVKRERAMAYAFNHQWRASSNTNGVKNSELGKASWGWSWMERWIAARPWESRVPTQTVSPKKPLNKQGSNVAKSLNQQTPKAVASPKPPPSSNGKATTKARRLSYPAAEKPASLLSESKSEEANTKKESTVA from the exons ATGGGTTCTGGGGACTGGTTCAAGTCTATAATCAACCTGAAGAAAGTGAAGAACAATGGTTCAAAGCAATCGAAG GCATCTTCATCTCCTGGGAAGTCAAATTCCTTCAAGTGGAAGAGCCACTCAAATAAAGAGTCTACAACTTTGGAAAATGGTGCTACTGCTGGAAAAAGTTCTCTTGGCATGCTCCTTGAGGATAGAGCCGCACTGCGAATTCAAACAGCATTCCGGGCATATATG GCAAGGAAAGTGTTACGGCGTTTGAAAGGGATAGTAAGATTGCAGATCCTGACACAAAACTTTTCGGTCAAAAAGCAAGCAATGACAACATTGGGGTATCTTCATTCCTGGAGCAAAATACAGTCCCAGGTCAGAGATCGCCGTCTTTGTATGGTGACAGAAGGGCGGATAAAACAGAAGAAGTTGGAGAACCAGATGAAACTCGAGGCTAAACTCCATGATCTTGAG GTCGACTGGTGCGGTGGCTCTGAAACCATGGAAGAAATTCTTGCAAGGATACATCTGAGAGAAGAAGCAGCAGTTAAACGCGAACGAGCCATGGCATATGCCTTTAACCATCAG TGGAGGGCCAGCTCCAACACCAATGGTGTGAAGAATAGTGAACTCGGAAAAGCAAGTTGGGGGTGGAGCTGGATGGAGCGATGGATCGCTGCTCGCCCGTGGGAAAGCCGAGTACCTACTCAGACCGTTAGCCCGAAGAAACCACTCAACAAGCAGGGAAGTAATGTCGCTAAAAGCTTGAACCAGCAAACGCCAAAGGCCGTGGCTTCACCGAAACCTCCTCCGTCCTCCAACGGGAAGGCAACTACGAAGGCGAGGAGACTGTCTTACCCAGCAGCCGAAAAGCCTGCCAGTCTGCTCTCAGAAAGTAAATCTGAGGAAGCAAACACTAAGAAAGAATCGACGGTTGCTTAA
- the LOC115756637 gene encoding protein IQ-DOMAIN 9 isoform X1 has protein sequence MICEANTQFLDLVKALKDMGSGDWFKSIINLKKVKNNGSKQSKRGKQASSSPGKSNSFKWKSHSNKESTTLENGATAGKSSLGMLLEDRAALRIQTAFRAYMARKVLRRLKGIVRLQILTQNFSVKKQAMTTLGYLHSWSKIQSQVRDRRLCMVTEGRIKQKKLENQMKLEAKLHDLEVDWCGGSETMEEILARIHLREEAAVKRERAMAYAFNHQWRASSNTNGVKNSELGKASWGWSWMERWIAARPWESRVPTQTVSPKKPLNKQGSNVAKSLNQQTPKAVASPKPPPSSNGKATTKARRLSYPAAEKPASLLSESKSEEANTKKESTVA, from the exons ATGATTTGCGAAGCAAATACACAGTTTCTTGATCTGG TAAAGGCACTTAAAGATATGGGTTCTGGGGACTGGTTCAAGTCTATAATCAACCTGAAGAAAGTGAAGAACAATGGTTCAAAGCAATCGAAG CGCGGAAAACAGGCATCTTCATCTCCTGGGAAGTCAAATTCCTTCAAGTGGAAGAGCCACTCAAATAAAGAGTCTACAACTTTGGAAAATGGTGCTACTGCTGGAAAAAGTTCTCTTGGCATGCTCCTTGAGGATAGAGCCGCACTGCGAATTCAAACAGCATTCCGGGCATATATG GCAAGGAAAGTGTTACGGCGTTTGAAAGGGATAGTAAGATTGCAGATCCTGACACAAAACTTTTCGGTCAAAAAGCAAGCAATGACAACATTGGGGTATCTTCATTCCTGGAGCAAAATACAGTCCCAGGTCAGAGATCGCCGTCTTTGTATGGTGACAGAAGGGCGGATAAAACAGAAGAAGTTGGAGAACCAGATGAAACTCGAGGCTAAACTCCATGATCTTGAG GTCGACTGGTGCGGTGGCTCTGAAACCATGGAAGAAATTCTTGCAAGGATACATCTGAGAGAAGAAGCAGCAGTTAAACGCGAACGAGCCATGGCATATGCCTTTAACCATCAG TGGAGGGCCAGCTCCAACACCAATGGTGTGAAGAATAGTGAACTCGGAAAAGCAAGTTGGGGGTGGAGCTGGATGGAGCGATGGATCGCTGCTCGCCCGTGGGAAAGCCGAGTACCTACTCAGACCGTTAGCCCGAAGAAACCACTCAACAAGCAGGGAAGTAATGTCGCTAAAAGCTTGAACCAGCAAACGCCAAAGGCCGTGGCTTCACCGAAACCTCCTCCGTCCTCCAACGGGAAGGCAACTACGAAGGCGAGGAGACTGTCTTACCCAGCAGCCGAAAAGCCTGCCAGTCTGCTCTCAGAAAGTAAATCTGAGGAAGCAAACACTAAGAAAGAATCGACGGTTGCTTAA
- the LOC115756637 gene encoding protein IQ-DOMAIN 9 isoform X3, with protein sequence MGSGDWFKSIINLKKVKNNGSKQSKRGKQASSSPGKSNSFKWKSHSNKESTTLENGATAGKSSLGMLLEDRAALRIQTAFRAYMARKVLRRLKGIVRLQILTQNFSVKKQAMTTLGYLHSWSKIQSQVRDRRLCMVTEGRIKQKKLENQMKLEAKLHDLEVDWCGGSETMEEILARIHLREEAAVKRERAMAYAFNHQWRASSNTNGVKNSELGKASWGWSWMERWIAARPWESRVPTQTVSPKKPLNKQGSNVAKSLNQQTPKAVASPKPPPSSNGKATTKARRLSYPAAEKPASLLSESKSEEANTKKESTVA encoded by the exons ATGGGTTCTGGGGACTGGTTCAAGTCTATAATCAACCTGAAGAAAGTGAAGAACAATGGTTCAAAGCAATCGAAG CGCGGAAAACAGGCATCTTCATCTCCTGGGAAGTCAAATTCCTTCAAGTGGAAGAGCCACTCAAATAAAGAGTCTACAACTTTGGAAAATGGTGCTACTGCTGGAAAAAGTTCTCTTGGCATGCTCCTTGAGGATAGAGCCGCACTGCGAATTCAAACAGCATTCCGGGCATATATG GCAAGGAAAGTGTTACGGCGTTTGAAAGGGATAGTAAGATTGCAGATCCTGACACAAAACTTTTCGGTCAAAAAGCAAGCAATGACAACATTGGGGTATCTTCATTCCTGGAGCAAAATACAGTCCCAGGTCAGAGATCGCCGTCTTTGTATGGTGACAGAAGGGCGGATAAAACAGAAGAAGTTGGAGAACCAGATGAAACTCGAGGCTAAACTCCATGATCTTGAG GTCGACTGGTGCGGTGGCTCTGAAACCATGGAAGAAATTCTTGCAAGGATACATCTGAGAGAAGAAGCAGCAGTTAAACGCGAACGAGCCATGGCATATGCCTTTAACCATCAG TGGAGGGCCAGCTCCAACACCAATGGTGTGAAGAATAGTGAACTCGGAAAAGCAAGTTGGGGGTGGAGCTGGATGGAGCGATGGATCGCTGCTCGCCCGTGGGAAAGCCGAGTACCTACTCAGACCGTTAGCCCGAAGAAACCACTCAACAAGCAGGGAAGTAATGTCGCTAAAAGCTTGAACCAGCAAACGCCAAAGGCCGTGGCTTCACCGAAACCTCCTCCGTCCTCCAACGGGAAGGCAACTACGAAGGCGAGGAGACTGTCTTACCCAGCAGCCGAAAAGCCTGCCAGTCTGCTCTCAGAAAGTAAATCTGAGGAAGCAAACACTAAGAAAGAATCGACGGTTGCTTAA
- the LOC115756654 gene encoding sodium/calcium exchanger NCL2-like: protein MRLAFFMLLVIITRSANSRSIRGSFDAVSDGMDGTNGTSSALGLTTTTVTCEPTYGFLPCTTELWGELFLIVVYEYLLALASSWVSSGSELFFRMFGTGLFGASLFQMLGTFPQVIIMLASAVTSSSDTIESMATMGMAMLAGSAIFSLSLVWGSVIAFGSRDFSSSSSSSTSVNQSTKTSISLTGSGVETDTETKYIARIMFVSMIPFLILQLAKIINSTTGTRIVVLISLIITVIYLIIYCTYQVFQPWIQRKRLAYITRLSGGESIIESLLTIDGKPSELRIKDLFQKIDQNQDSKVSKTELYAFMLGIQIEEAGMSTDDFSDAVMKKFDISQDEGISESEFVQGLCKWLDEDMESTTNGVAQGRSSSTTSSKTTSNKSQGTSDEQATLLSQDKTSKPTNELTVWWNYTKAGFLIILGTGVMMLIGQPLMESIEEFASAADIPSFFVSYVLIPLANSYRQILGAISSAKKKTKKDISGAFTEVYQGVFMNNVMGLATFLALVYIKDITWDVSAEVLVVLLICTLMGTITSFRTKFQFWTCILAFALYPVSLLLLYILTSVLGWS, encoded by the exons ATGAGGCTCGCATTCTTCATGCTTCTGGTCATAATAACCCGGTCGGCGAATAGCCGGTCCATCCGAGGAAGCTTTGACGCCGTCTCCGACGGCATGGATGGGACCAACGGCACATCCTCGGCCCTTGGCCTCACCACGACGACCGTGACGTGCGAGCCGACTTACGGGTTCTTGCCGTGCACGACGGAGCTGTGGGGGGAGCTGTTCCTCATAGTGGTGTACGAGTACTTGCTAGCTCTGGCGAGCAGTTGGGTATCTTCCGGGTCGGAGCTCTTCTTCCGCATGTTCGGGACTGGACTCTTCGGGGCCTCCTTGTTCCAAATGCTTGGAACCTTCCCTCAAGTCATCATAATGCTTG CAAGTGCGGTAACATCCAGCTCGGACACAATCGAGTCGATGGCGACAATGGGGATGGCCATGCTTGCTGGGTCGGCGATCTTCAGTCTCTCGCTGGTTTGGGGCTCCGTCATCGCTTTCGGTAGCCGTGATTTTTccagctcttcatcatcttcgacatcAGTCAACCAATCCACCAAAACATCGATTAGTCTAACAG GTTCCGGGGTTGAAACGGACACGGAGACTAAGTACATAGCCAGAATCATGTTTGTTTCCATGATTCCATTTCTCATtcttcaattggcaaaaatcaTCAATTCGACTACTGGGACACGAATAGTTGTTTTGATCAGTCTCATAATTACGGTCATCTACCTCATCATTTACTGCACTTATCAG GTATTTCAACCGTGGATCCAAAGGAAGAGGCTTGCATATATAACGCGATTATCAGGAGGAGAGAGCATAATAGAGAGTCTTCTTACCATCGACGGCAAGCCAAGTGAACTTCGTATCAAAGA CCTCTTTCAAAAGATTGACCAGAACCAAGACTCGAAGGTGTCGAAAACAGAACTGTATGCATTCATGCTGGGGATACAGATCGAAGAAGCCGGTATGAGCACCGACGATTTCAGCGACGCTGTGATGAAGAAGTTCGACATTTCCCAAGATGAGGGGATAAGTGAATCCGAGTTCGTGCAAGGGCTTTGCAAATGGTTGGACGAGGACATGGAGTCTACAACTAATGGTGTTGCTCAAGGCCGGTCGTCGTCAACGACATCTTCGAAAACGACGAGTAACAAATCGCAG GGGACGTCAGATGAGCAAGCGACCTTACTGTCTCAGGACAAGACAAGCAAACCCACAAACGAGCTTACTGTCTGGTGGAACTACACGAAAGCCGGTTTCTTGATAATCCTAGGCACTGGCGTGATGATGCTGATCGGACAACCCCTCATGGAAAGCATAGAAGAATTCGCGAGCGCCGCCGATATTCCCTCGTTCTTCGTCTCCTATGTGCTGATCCCCTTGGCCAATAGCTACCGGCAAATCCTCGGAGCCATTAGTTCCGCCAAAAAGAAGACCAAGAAAGACATTTCCGGGGCATTCACAGAG GTTTACCAAGGGGTGTTCATGAACAACGTAATGGGACTAGCCACGTTCTTGGCCCTCGTGTACATTAAGGACATAACCTGGGACGTCTCGGCCGAAGTCCTGGTCGTGCTCCTGATCTGCACTTTGATGGGGACCATCACAAGCTTCCGCACCAAGTTCCAGTTCTGGACGTGCATTCTCGCATTTGCTCTCTACCCAGTTTCTCTTCTGCTTCTTTATATTCTCACGAGTGTTCTTGGCTGGTCTTAG
- the LOC115756639 gene encoding nudix hydrolase 15, mitochondrial-like isoform X2: MISVLRRISASASASPFLKLMNNSPPPPPPSQRLVGLAQQLRLYKPPPSFDDAEEQRIEEAAGKVVSQVGFPESATPIARDPERFTPKRAAVLICLFEGDDGELRVILTKRSSRLSTHSGEVSLPGGKAEEGDKDDGDTATREAKEEIGLDPSLVNVVTILEPFLSKHLLRVMPVIGILTDKKSFKPIPNPAEVEAVFDAPLEMFIKDENRRDEEREWLGNKYLIHFFDYEAGKKTYLIWGLTAGILIRAASVVYQRPPAFLEQNPKFTFPSM; encoded by the exons ATGATCTCAGTTCTCAGAAGAATTTCAGCATCGGCGTCAGCATCTCCATTCTTGAAGCTCATGAACAactcaccacctcctcctcctccttcgcagAGGCTCGTGGGCTTGGCTCAGCAACTCCGGCTCTACAAGCCACCGCCCAGTTTCGACGACGCCGAGGAACAGCGGATCGAAGAAGCCGCCGGCAAAGTCGTGTCGCAAGTGGGCTTTCCGGAGTCGGCGACCCCGATCGCTCGCGACCCCGAAAGGTTCACACCCAAGAGAGCCGCGGTCTTGATCTGCCTCTTTGAAGGCGATGATGGGGAGTTGCGGGTCATCCTCACCAAGAGGTCCTCCAGATTGTCCACTCACTCTG GTGAAGTATCGTTGCCAGGTGGGAAAGCAGAGGAGGGCGATAAGGACGATGGAGATACGGCGACAAGGGAAGCCAAGGAGGAAATCGGGTTGGATCCTTCCCTCGTCAATGTGGTAACTATACTCGAGCCGTTCTTGTCCAAG CATCTTTTGAGAGTAATGCCAGTCATAGGCATACTTACagacaaaaaatcatttaagcCCATCCCAAATCCTGCGGAAgtggaagcggtgtttgatgCTCCGTTGGAGATGTTCATCAAG GATGAAAATCGaagagatgaagagagagagtggttggGTAATAAATATCTCATTCATTTCTTCGACTATGAGGCGGGGAAAAAGACGTACCTGATATGGGGATTAACAGCAGGGATTTTAATAAGGGCCGCATCAGTGGTATACCAGCGGCCACCTGCTTTTTTGGAGCAGAATCCTAAGTTTACGTTTCCTAGTATG TGA
- the LOC115756639 gene encoding nudix hydrolase 15, mitochondrial-like isoform X1, giving the protein MISVLRRISASASASPFLKLMNNSPPPPPPSQRLVGLAQQLRLYKPPPSFDDAEEQRIEEAAGKVVSQVGFPESATPIARDPERFTPKRAAVLICLFEGDDGELRVILTKRSSRLSTHSGEVSLPGGKAEEGDKDDGDTATREAKEEIGLDPSLVNVVTILEPFLSKHLLRVMPVIGILTDKKSFKPIPNPAEVEAVFDAPLEMFIKDENRRDEEREWLGNKYLIHFFDYEAGKKTYLIWGLTAGILIRAASVVYQRPPAFLEQNPKFTFPSMVNEDTVMP; this is encoded by the exons ATGATCTCAGTTCTCAGAAGAATTTCAGCATCGGCGTCAGCATCTCCATTCTTGAAGCTCATGAACAactcaccacctcctcctcctccttcgcagAGGCTCGTGGGCTTGGCTCAGCAACTCCGGCTCTACAAGCCACCGCCCAGTTTCGACGACGCCGAGGAACAGCGGATCGAAGAAGCCGCCGGCAAAGTCGTGTCGCAAGTGGGCTTTCCGGAGTCGGCGACCCCGATCGCTCGCGACCCCGAAAGGTTCACACCCAAGAGAGCCGCGGTCTTGATCTGCCTCTTTGAAGGCGATGATGGGGAGTTGCGGGTCATCCTCACCAAGAGGTCCTCCAGATTGTCCACTCACTCTG GTGAAGTATCGTTGCCAGGTGGGAAAGCAGAGGAGGGCGATAAGGACGATGGAGATACGGCGACAAGGGAAGCCAAGGAGGAAATCGGGTTGGATCCTTCCCTCGTCAATGTGGTAACTATACTCGAGCCGTTCTTGTCCAAG CATCTTTTGAGAGTAATGCCAGTCATAGGCATACTTACagacaaaaaatcatttaagcCCATCCCAAATCCTGCGGAAgtggaagcggtgtttgatgCTCCGTTGGAGATGTTCATCAAG GATGAAAATCGaagagatgaagagagagagtggttggGTAATAAATATCTCATTCATTTCTTCGACTATGAGGCGGGGAAAAAGACGTACCTGATATGGGGATTAACAGCAGGGATTTTAATAAGGGCCGCATCAGTGGTATACCAGCGGCCACCTGCTTTTTTGGAGCAGAATCCTAAGTTTACGTTTCCTAGTATGGTAAATGAAGATACTGTAATGCCTTAA
- the LOC115756647 gene encoding sodium/calcium exchanger NCL2-like, producing MRLTLSVILAILTRSADGRYVKGIFNPISDSSDRSSGTLSSAQDLATVTVTCEPTYGFLPCTTELWGELFLIAVYECLLALAGKYVSSGSELFFRMFGTGIFGAFLFQMLGTFPQVIIMLASAITLSSDTIESMAAMAMAMLAGSAIFSLSIVWGSIVAFGSCDFSSSSSSSSDQEPTRKPFRLTGSGVETDLETKHVARIMFVSMIPFLVLQAAKIVNSAVGRRIVVLVSLAITVVFLVTYCTYQVFKPWIQKKRLEYLVRLYEGESLLQSLLTVHGKPNILRIKDLFQKMDQNKDSQVLKTELYAFMLGIQIEEAGLSTDDYTDTLMKLFNFSIEESISESEFVQGICKWLEEDLLPINSLAQARSSDSSRVSSINESSSTPEQESLLLSQYKTSKYTGRSAVWWNYAKAGFLIILGSGIMVLLAEPLGDSFEEFGRAAGIHPFFISYVLIPLAMSYQQGLAAVSSAKKKTTKDISGALTEVYNGVFMNNVMGLATFLALVCIKDMAWDVSAEALVVFLICSLMGVITSCCTKFQFWTCILAYALYPLSLLLLYILTSVLGWY from the exons ATGAGGCTCACACTCTCCGTGATTCTGGCGATACTGACCCGATCGGCGGATGGCCGGTACGTCAAGGGAATCTTCAACCCGATATCAGACAGCTCGGACAGAAGCAGTGGTACGTTGTCCTCAGCCCAGGATCTCGCGACGGTGACCGTGACATGTGAGCCAACCTATGGGTTCTTGCCGTGCACGACCGAGCTGTGGGGCGAGCTGTTCCTCATCGCGGTGTACGAGTGCTTGCTCGCCCTCGCCGGCAAGTACGTGTCTTCAGGGTCGGAGCTCTTCTTCCGCATGTTTGGGACTGGGATCTTCGGTGCCTTTCTGTTCCAAATGCTCGGAACCTTCCCTCAAGTCATCATAATGCTTG CTAGCGCAATAACATTAAGCTCGGACACGATTGAGTCGATGGCGGCGATGGCCATGGCCATGCTCGCAGGATCGGCGATCTTCAGTCTCTCGATAGTTTGGGGTtccattgttgcttttggcagTTGCGATTTTTCAAgctcttcgtcttcttcgtccGATCAAGAACCCACCAGAAAGCCATTCCGTCTAACGG GTTCAGGCGTCGAAACCGACCTGGAGACTAAACATGTCGCCAGGATCATGTTCGTTTCCATGATTCCATTTCTCGTTCTTCAAGCGGCGAAGATCGTTAATTCTGCAGTGGGGAGACGAATAGTGGTTCTGGTCAGTCTCGCGATTACGGTGGTGTTCCTCGTCACGTATTGCACTTATCAg GTATTTAAGCCATGGATTCAGAAGAAGAGACTCGAATATCTAGTGCGATTATATGAAGGAGAGAGCCTACTACAGAGCCTTCTTACTGTCCACGGCAAGCCAAACATACTTCGTATAAAAGA CCTCTTTCAAAAGATGGATCAGAACAAGGATTCACAGGTACTAAAAACCGAACTGTACGCATTCATGCTGGGGATACAGATCGAAGAAGCCGGTTTGAGCACCGACGACTATACCGACACCTTAATGAAGCTGTTCAACTTCTCAATTGAGGAGTCCATAAGCGAATCCGAATTCGTGCAAGGAATttgcaaatggctggaagaggACCTACTCCCGATAAACAGTCTTGCTCAAGCTCGATCCTCAGATT CTTCTAGGGTTTCGTCGATAAATGAATCATCTT CAACACCAGAGCAAGAGAGCTTGTTATTGTCCCAGTACAAGACAAGCAAGTACACGGGCCGATCTGCTGTGTGGTGGAACTACGCAAAAGCTGGTTTCCTGATAATCCTAGGATCCGGCATAATGGTGCTGCTCGCAGAGCCCCTCGGGGACAGCTTCGAAGAATTCGGGCGTGCCGCGGGGATTCACCCGTTCTTCATCTCCTATGTGTTGATTCCCTTGGCCATGAGCTACCAGCAAGGACTCGCAGCCGTTAGTTcggcgaagaagaagaccaCGAAAGACATTTCCGGGGCGCTAACTGAG GTTTACAACGGGGTATTCATGAACAACGTAATGGGATTAGCCACGTTCTTGGCCCTCGTATGCATCAAGGACATGGCGTGGGACGTCTCGGCCGAAGCCCTGGTCGTGTTCCTGATCTGCAGTTTGATGGGGGTCATCACAAGCTGCTGCACCAAGTTTCAGTTCTGGACCTGTATTCTTGCATATGCTCTCTACCCGTTATCTCTTCTGCTTCTTTACATTCTCACGAGTGTTTTAGGCTGGTATTAG